A single window of Narcine bancroftii isolate sNarBan1 chromosome 13, sNarBan1.hap1, whole genome shotgun sequence DNA harbors:
- the LOC138748734 gene encoding E3 ubiquitin-protein ligase TRIM56-like isoform X1 codes for MATSSTITDLIQNDLLNCKVCLNRFKHPKMLPCAHTYCQSCLESMMGPNRKIHCPECREEVDLSGGVGKLRTNFHINSLLDIFESKESEEVSCTSCVAAGKSKFCAVVRCQTCLVYLCTLCKIIHLTTFPTHTVSCLPGFNSSSCEAEAMMQKKIYCQLHPKALVNYFCHTCNSVICTSCFYIHAKHRKVPLAGAVETIQPLVMKLVGRLKTDVQSLVQQEQDLNEAMNQIKVTECSLISMIESTLTEVLNNLIKQGDTIKATLSDYVREQEELCKVTKANLQLQIKKAEDTREFSEQVLQSGKAREIVCLQSIVEDLVNANQALNRPPEHKASPNLTVNESVNNIISQSNLFSLTFGETPKAKATPAGNERQKTPLIPQPKQKAFSLHCFNTNLQNDEYDPKLTGISISRDGDIIVVDEENSVLKWYSIDGYLKVIISLPDEGEAPCSVAIFDYTIACSASNRLYLLEMDGTLVKKLNLRGSESAYPIAAYEDEYVAVSEGTLCSLSLYDVNGHVVSRVKPCGYEGVRFLFLAINSSEEFIVADIGKKCIVIFNKHGLVFTVCDQLTMHGVNCALNPYSICTDKDDNILVTQRNRILLFWPDGTFRQELLSTADGLHKPRVIAVDHSYKLIVAQGNGFISVFKLDLF; via the coding sequence ATGGCCACCTCATCGACCATTACAGATCTGATCCAAAATGACCTTTTGAACTGCAAGGTCTGCCTGAACAGGTTCAAGCATCCAAAAATGTTGCCTTGTGCCCACACCTACTGCCAGAGCTGCTTGGAAAGTATGATGGGGCCAAACCGGAAGATCCATTGCCCGGAGTGCAGGGAAGAGGTTGACTTGAGTGGGGGAGTTGGCAAGCTCAGGACCAACTTTCATATCAACAGTCTCCTAGATATCTTTGAGTCAAAGGAGAGTGAGGAGGTCAGCTGCACCTCGTGCGTGGCAGCTGGTAAGAGCAAGTTCTGTGCGGTGGTTCGCTGCCAAACTTGCCTCGTTTACCTCTGCACGCTTTGCAAGATCATTCACCTGACCACCTTCCCAACCCACACAGTCAGCTGTCTACCTGGTTTCAACTCAAGCTCTTGTGAGGCTGAGGCAATGATGCAGAAAAAGATCTATTGCCAGCTTCATCCCAAGGCCCTGGTGAATTATTTCTGTCACACCTGCAACTCTGTGATCTGCACCTCTTGCTTTTACATCCATGCCAAACATAGGAAAGTGCCATTGGCTGGAGCAGTAGAAACCATTCAACCCTTGGTGATGAAGCTCGTTGGGAGATTGAAGACTGATGTTCAGTCATTGGTTCAGCAGGAACAAGACCTCAATGAAGCAATGAACCAAATAAAGGTGACAGAATGCTCCTTGATATCAATGATAGAGAGTACCCTGACAGAGGTGCTAAACAACTTGATAAAACAAGGTGATACCATCAAAGCAACCCTCTCCGATTATGTCCGGGAACAGGAGGAGTTGTGCAAAGTCACAAAGGCCAACCTTCAGCTTCAGATAAAGAAGGCAGAAGATACCAGGGAATTCTCTGAACAGGTTCTACAATCTGGTAAAGCAAGGGAAATCGTCTGCCTGCAATCCATTGTAGAAGATCTGGTGAATGCGAACCAAGCGCTGAACAGGCCCCCTGAACACAAAGCCAGCCCCAACCTAACGGTCAATGAATCGGTGAACAACATCATATCACAATCAAACCTCTTCAGCCTCACGTTCGGGGAAACCCCAAAAGCCAAGGCAACTCCTGCTGGTAATGAGCGACAAAAGACACCATTAATACCCCAGCCAAAGCAAAAGGCATTCAGTCTGCATTGCTTTAACACAAACCTTCAAAATGATGAATATGATCCAAAATTGACAGGTATTAGCATTTCCAGGGATGGGGACATAATTGTCGTGGATGAAGAAAATTCTGTTCTGAAATGGTACTCAATTGATGGATATCTAAAAGTTATTATTTCACTGCCAGATGAGGGTGAGGCACCGTGTAGTGTTGCTATATTTGATTATACCATTGCCTGCTCTGCTAGCAACAGGCTGTATCTACTGGAGATGGATGGCACATTGGTGAAAAAACTAAACCTGCGAGGTTCTGAATCCGCTTACCCCATTGCTGCCTATGAGGATGAATACGTAGCTGTGAGTGAGGGGAccttgtgttctctctctctctatgatgTCAATGGCCATGTAGTGAGCAGAGTTAAGCCATGTGGCTACGAAGGAGTGAGATTTCTCTTCCTCGCAATTAATAGTTCTGAGGAATTCATTGTGGCCGACATTGGGAAGAAATGTATTGTCATCTTCAACAAGCATGGACTGGTCTTCACTGTCTGTGACCAGCTCACGATGCATGGAGTGAATTGTGCTTTAAACCCTTACAGCATTTGCACTGATAAAGATGACAATATTCTGGTCACTCAGCGAAATAGAATCCTCCTATTTTGGCCAGATGGAACTTTTAGGCAGGAACTGCTGAGCACAGCAGATGGCCTGCACAAACCTCGTGTCATTGCTGTGGATCATTCCTATAAACTCATTGTAGCCCAAGGCAATGGTTTTATTTCTGTGTTCAAACTTGACCTCTTTTAG